Proteins from a genomic interval of Lolium perenne isolate Kyuss_39 chromosome 1, Kyuss_2.0, whole genome shotgun sequence:
- the LOC127296520 gene encoding rhomboid-like protein 11, chloroplastic: MAQRLLLLLPAPSRTFSKPLPTPSSSLPGRHVPSISFTRRVVAGAAAAARRDLLRCGMRRSDLVSELELAKDKKQQGGRANAIFWILLLNFGLYVADHLLQIRQIKALYLYHAYPSWYQFVTSTFCHANWNHLSSNLFFVYIFGKLVEEEEGNFALWMSYILTGAGANVISWLLLPTSSVSLGASGAVFGLFTISVLVKMSWDWRKILEVLILGQFVVDKVMEAARATTVTGAALQVNNIAHVSGALIGAALVFIINRIPSSSNDDSPKALKDSKDKRS; the protein is encoded by the exons ATGGCGCAGcggctgctgctgctcctgcCCGCGCCTTCCCGGACCTTCTCGAAGCCCCTCCCTACCCCCTCCTCCTCCCTACCCGGGCGCCATGTCCCCTCTATCTCCTTCACACGCCGGGTAGTcgcgggcgccgccgccgccgcccgccgcgacCTGCTCCGCTGCGGAATGCGGCGCTCAG ACTTGGTGTCCGAGTTGGAGCTCGCCAAGGACAAGAAGCAGCAGGGCGGGCGTGCTAATGCGATATTCTGGATCTTGCTCCTTAATTTTGGCCTCTATGTTGCAGACCATTTGTTACAG ATCAGACAGATAAAGGCCCTGTACCTATACCATGCTTACCCTTCTTGGTATCAGTTTGTGACATCAACTTTTTGCCATGCTAACTG GAATCACCTTTCAAGCAATCTCTTCTTTGTGTACATTTTTG GAAAGcttgtggaggaggaagaaggtaaCTTCGCATTGTGGATGTCTTATATTTTAACTGGTGCTGGCGCAAACGTGATTTCATGGCTGCTTCTTCCAACATCATCTGTATCTCTTGGAGCATCCGGGGCTGTTTTTGGCCTTTTCACAATTAGTGTGCTAGTAAAG ATGTCCTGGGACTGGAGAAAGATTCTTGAAGTTCTTATTCTTGGTCAATTTGTTGTTGACAAG GTTATGGAAGCTGCACGTGCAACCACCGTAACAGGCGCCGCACTTCAAGTAAACAACATTGCCCATGTATCGGGTGCTTTGATTGGTGCTGCGTTAGTATTCATCATCAACAGAATCCCCTCATCATCTAACGATGATAGTCCAAAGGCTCTAAAGGATAGCAAGGACAAAAGAAGTTAA